GGGCACCTCCAACGCCGAGTACAACATCATCATGAAGGAGTCTGGCGGCAACCCCTACGCCGACAACCCCAGCTCCACCGCCTTCGGCCTGGGCCAGCTCCTCTACAGCGGCCGGGTCCACTACCTGGGCGTCGCCAACGCGGACACCGTCGACTGCGGCCTGCAGCTCCAGGCGTTCCGCGGCTACGTGCGCGACCGCTACGGCACGGCCGAGAACGCCTGGGCGTTCTGGCTGTCCCACCACTGGTACTGAGCCGTCCGGCCTGATACCGGCCCGTCCGGTGCTTGGCCGCCCGCTCCGGTGGCACGCTTGCGGCGTGGCCGGCCGGGCCAGGCCCGGCCCGGGCCGGCGACGCGACGGCCCCAGGGAGCCGGGGCGGTGCTGGGCAGCCGGGGCAGGTCAGAGGGCAGCTGGGGCGGTTCTGGCCGGGTCAGGCGCTCGGCGCGGCCGGCGGCACGGGCTCGCGCCGCTCGGCCCGCTCGACGTCCGGCTCGATGTAGATGACGCGGGCGGACGGGACCTTCCCGCGCACCGCCGCCTCGGCCCGGTCGATCACGTCGGCGACCTCTGGGAACGACAACCCAGGGTCCAGCTCGACCTTGGCCCCGACCAGCAGCTCGTCGGGACCGAGGTGCATGGTGCGCAGGTGGATGAGCTTGCGGACCCCTGCTGTCGACGCGAGCGCCGCCCGGATCGCGGCCGACTCGTCCCGGCCGGCCGCCTCGCCGACCAGCAGGCTGCGCATCTCGGTGCCCACCACGACGGCGATGACCCCGAGCAGGACCCCGATTGCCAGGCTCCCGACCGCGTCGAACCGGGGTTCGCCGGTGGTCACGGCCAGGGTGACGCCGACGAGGGCGAACATCAGGCCGAGGAGCGCGCCCACGTCCTCGAGCAGCACCACGGGGATCTCGGGGCTCTTGGCCCGGTGGATGAACTTCCACCACCCCTGCCCGTGACGGATCTTGTTGGCCTCCCTGACCGCCGTGCGCAGCGAGAACGACTCGAGCACGATCGCGATCCCGAGGACGGCGAACGCCCACACCGGCGACTGCAGCTCGTGCGGGTGGCGGAGCTTGTCGTACCCCTCGTAGAGG
Above is a genomic segment from Actinomycetes bacterium containing:
- a CDS encoding cation diffusion facilitator family transporter; protein product: MKEGEGSARAIMAAFLANLGIAIAKFVAFIFTGASSMLAEAIHSVADTGNQALLFLGGRRGRKDPTPEHPFGYGRERYFWAFLVAVVLFTVGSLFALYEGYDKLRHPHELQSPVWAFAVLGIAIVLESFSLRTAVREANKIRHGQGWWKFIHRAKSPEIPVVLLEDVGALLGLMFALVGVTLAVTTGEPRFDAVGSLAIGVLLGVIAVVVGTEMRSLLVGEAAGRDESAAIRAALASTAGVRKLIHLRTMHLGPDELLVGAKVELDPGLSFPEVADVIDRAEAAVRGKVPSARVIYIEPDVERAERREPVPPAAPSA